The following proteins come from a genomic window of Nostoc sp. ATCC 53789:
- a CDS encoding oligosaccharide flippase family protein: MQQHKPLTLRGNFSWTFAGNLVYAACQWGMLVILAKLGSPEMVGQFTLGLAITAPIIMFTNLQLRIVQATDARKQYSFSDYLGLRLISTALALAIITVISLLGGFRWETSLVIFLMGLAKAFESISDIFHGLIQQHERMDRIATSLMIKGPLSLLLLGIGVYMSGHILWGVAGLVFAWAVVLVAWDIRSGILMLYRSQLQPRWHRKTLVKLVWLCLPLGFVMMLISLNTNIPRYFIERYLGERELGIFAAIAYLMVAGNIVVNALGESSISRLAKYYAAKDAIAFHTLLLKLVGIAALLGGTGVLIAVVAGHQILTLLYQPEYAEQTNLFIWLMVAAGINYVSSFLGYGMTACQYFRIQMPLFATVVTISTIACLLLLPSLGLLGVAIALVIATIVQTIFSLGVIFYALHKL; the protein is encoded by the coding sequence ATGCAACAACATAAGCCTCTAACACTGCGCGGCAACTTTTCTTGGACTTTCGCCGGTAATTTAGTTTATGCAGCTTGCCAGTGGGGAATGTTGGTGATACTGGCTAAACTTGGCAGTCCAGAGATGGTAGGACAGTTTACCTTGGGGCTGGCGATCACAGCACCTATAATCATGTTTACAAATCTTCAGTTGCGAATTGTCCAAGCAACAGATGCCAGAAAACAGTATTCTTTTAGCGATTACTTGGGGCTAAGACTAATCTCGACAGCTTTAGCACTTGCGATCATTACGGTTATTAGTTTGTTAGGCGGCTTTCGATGGGAAACATCTCTAGTTATCTTCTTGATGGGTTTGGCAAAGGCATTCGAGTCTATTAGCGACATATTTCATGGACTGATTCAGCAGCATGAACGCATGGATCGGATTGCAACATCGTTGATGATTAAAGGCCCTCTATCACTGCTACTACTGGGCATTGGAGTATATATGTCTGGCCATATTCTCTGGGGAGTGGCGGGGTTGGTCTTTGCTTGGGCAGTGGTGTTGGTCGCTTGGGACATTCGCAGTGGTATCTTGATGCTATACAGGTCACAATTGCAACCGCGTTGGCATCGAAAAACCCTAGTAAAGCTGGTATGGCTCTGTTTGCCTCTGGGGTTTGTGATGATGCTAATTTCACTCAATACCAATATTCCCCGTTACTTTATTGAACGATATTTAGGTGAGCGGGAATTGGGGATTTTTGCAGCCATTGCCTACCTGATGGTGGCAGGAAACATCGTAGTAAATGCCCTAGGAGAGTCAAGCATTTCTAGACTAGCTAAGTATTACGCGGCTAAAGATGCTATTGCTTTCCATACACTCCTACTCAAGCTGGTAGGAATCGCTGCTTTATTGGGCGGAACAGGTGTTTTGATAGCTGTTGTAGCTGGACATCAGATCCTGACTCTTCTGTATCAACCTGAATATGCCGAGCAAACAAATTTGTTTATCTGGTTGATGGTTGCAGCTGGAATTAACTATGTATCGTCCTTCCTGGGCTATGGAATGACGGCATGTCAGTACTTTCGCATCCAAATGCCTTTGTTTGCGACTGTAGTAACTATCTCAACCATAGCCTGTCTATTGCTGCTACCCAGTTTGGGGTTGCTAGGAGTAGCGATCGCACTAGTTATTGCAACTATTGTTCAAACAATTTTTAGTTTAGGAGTTATCTTCTATGCACTACACAAACTCTAG
- a CDS encoding glycosyltransferase family 4 protein: MRLNQWINQNFLKSISTPLDAKKNTRNKPSVKAQQSIKLSVVTQFFPPDYAATGQLIEELVKQLGQQGVDIEIFTSQPGYAFRSDTAPAVEWADQIRIQRSRTAQLWPGRIRGKAINGVLYTLRATLYLLRGSRRNNVLLLTTAPPFLPVIGYLAYILFKLPYVCVLYDLYPDIAIALGVISKSNWLVKLWRAINKQVWLKAKGIIVLSPAMKQQVVAHCPQVADKISVIHSWANPEAIVPIAKKENWFAWKYNLVNKFTVLYSGNMGRCHDIDTMLEAAKQLQDEPIQFVCIGGGAKREELMMEVDRLGLTNFTFLPYQDKQVLPYSLTACDLSIVSVDATTEGLVVPSKLYSALASGRPIAVICSQTSYLRQLVADASCGSTFDNGDGQGLAQFIRFLNRDPQIGEQMGKAGRQYLRSHFTPKVISKQYLHVLQQAVFDEIITMSRSDVK; encoded by the coding sequence ATGAGACTTAATCAATGGATTAATCAAAATTTTTTGAAATCCATTTCTACTCCTTTAGATGCAAAAAAAAATACAAGAAACAAGCCTTCTGTAAAAGCTCAACAATCAATTAAGTTATCTGTAGTTACCCAATTTTTCCCTCCGGATTATGCCGCTACAGGGCAGCTGATTGAAGAATTGGTGAAACAGTTAGGGCAGCAAGGAGTGGATATTGAAATTTTTACAAGTCAGCCAGGATATGCATTTCGTTCTGATACGGCCCCAGCAGTTGAATGGGCTGACCAAATCCGAATTCAGCGATCGCGTACTGCTCAACTCTGGCCGGGAAGAATTCGTGGCAAAGCGATTAATGGTGTGCTGTACACCTTGCGGGCGACGCTCTATTTGCTGAGAGGTTCGCGTCGCAACAATGTATTGTTGCTAACTACAGCGCCCCCATTTTTGCCAGTGATCGGATATCTAGCTTATATATTATTCAAGTTGCCCTATGTATGCGTGTTGTATGATTTGTACCCTGATATTGCGATCGCACTAGGTGTAATTTCAAAGAGTAACTGGCTGGTGAAATTGTGGCGTGCAATCAACAAACAAGTTTGGTTAAAAGCCAAGGGGATCATAGTACTTAGCCCAGCAATGAAACAACAGGTAGTGGCACATTGTCCCCAAGTAGCTGATAAAATTTCTGTAATTCACAGTTGGGCTAACCCAGAAGCGATCGTGCCGATTGCTAAGAAAGAAAACTGGTTTGCCTGGAAGTATAACCTAGTTAACAAATTTACCGTCCTCTATTCTGGCAATATGGGTCGTTGCCATGATATTGACACCATGTTGGAAGCTGCAAAGCAATTGCAAGATGAGCCAATTCAGTTTGTCTGCATTGGTGGTGGTGCCAAACGCGAAGAATTAATGATGGAGGTGGATCGGTTAGGGCTGACCAATTTTACATTTCTACCTTATCAAGATAAGCAGGTGTTACCTTATTCCTTAACGGCTTGCGATCTATCAATAGTGAGTGTAGATGCAACTACAGAGGGTTTAGTTGTTCCCAGCAAACTTTACTCAGCTTTAGCCTCTGGGCGACCAATAGCAGTAATTTGCTCCCAGACTTCATATCTGAGACAACTCGTAGCTGATGCTAGTTGTGGTAGCACATTTGACAATGGAGATGGTCAAGGTCTAGCGCAATTTATTCGCTTTCTGAATCGAGATCCCCAAATAGGAGAGCAGATGGGCAAAGCAGGTCGTCAGTATTTGCGATCGCACTTCACGCCTAAAGTGATCTCTAAACAATACTTGCATGTTTTACAGCAGGCAGTATTTGATGAAATAATCACCATGTCTCGAAGCGATGTAAAGTAA
- a CDS encoding glycosyltransferase family 1 protein, with product MHYTNSRDIQNVDEHSIRILHIVAGMNRGGIETWLMYILRHIDCDRFQMDFLVNTAQPSAYDEEICALGSKVILCSHPSRSWFYAPNFKRILHEYATGLPCVFSKS from the coding sequence ATGCACTACACAAACTCTAGAGATATCCAGAATGTCGATGAGCATTCAATACGTATCCTCCATATTGTTGCAGGGATGAACAGGGGTGGAATCGAAACCTGGCTAATGTACATTTTGCGGCACATTGATTGCGATCGCTTCCAGATGGATTTTCTGGTTAACACAGCCCAGCCCAGCGCTTACGATGAAGAAATCTGTGCCCTTGGTAGCAAGGTTATTCTATGTTCTCATCCGTCACGATCCTGGTTTTATGCTCCTAATTTCAAACGTATCTTACACGAGTACGCAACAGGACTACCTTGTGTGTTCTCAAAGTCATAA
- a CDS encoding glycosyltransferase — protein sequence MYEFDLLIHTFRFEGHPIAVLEALSYGIPCLLTPGTNIAGEVEAAGAGWSVEDTPAAIAKGMQDVLAARLELSKRGQAARNLVEEKYSWNQIGKQSLQEYFNLLHPNYKIADVIVKSNNSPEVQR from the coding sequence ATGTATGAATTTGATTTGTTGATACATACCTTCCGTTTTGAAGGACATCCAATAGCAGTATTAGAGGCTTTATCTTATGGAATACCTTGTCTACTCACACCTGGTACTAATATTGCAGGTGAAGTGGAAGCGGCTGGGGCTGGATGGTCTGTGGAAGATACTCCAGCAGCGATCGCTAAAGGTATGCAAGATGTTTTAGCCGCGCGATTAGAACTTTCAAAAAGAGGACAGGCGGCACGAAATTTAGTAGAAGAAAAATATTCTTGGAACCAGATTGGCAAGCAGTCACTTCAAGAATATTTCAACTTATTGCATCCAAATTACAAAATTGCAGATGTAATTGTTAAGTCAAATAATTCTCCAGAGGTTCAACGTTGA
- a CDS encoding DegT/DnrJ/EryC1/StrS aminotransferase family protein, with protein sequence MEKRWEVGSEFDWSNEFLMASKTNNFLPKLYELFSTGTACLISLNNLLNQNQVRQLRLHLPSFSCMDFATKLKKYFEICWYRDLPTEESPDFNSLNTFPGDLVLAVNLFGVRQRKCWQDWLSKHNEIILIEDHSHDPFSSWAQQSNAHYAIASLRKTLPIPNGGIIWSPQNIKLPKASSESPASCKKLTAMLLKRAYISGANISKNIYRRLEIESEEELDCETNYAASTFTSNILNCLNIGEFRRKREKNVKQFLAWISITNHPNWTPLFTSWPDGSVPFNSIIVCKDPENREALRNYLISQNIFPPIHWPQTPENSSNDPLAIDLSKRILTIPTDQRYSLDDISRVAAKFREFFQQYDNLAISMIGG encoded by the coding sequence ATGGAAAAAAGATGGGAAGTAGGTTCTGAATTTGATTGGTCAAATGAGTTTTTAATGGCATCTAAAACTAACAATTTCCTACCTAAGCTATATGAACTTTTTTCCACTGGTACAGCTTGTTTGATTTCTCTCAACAATCTATTAAATCAGAATCAAGTCCGTCAGCTACGACTGCATTTGCCATCTTTTTCATGCATGGATTTTGCAACAAAACTCAAAAAATATTTTGAGATATGTTGGTATCGAGATTTGCCAACTGAAGAATCCCCAGATTTTAACTCCCTCAATACTTTCCCAGGTGATTTAGTTTTAGCAGTTAACTTATTTGGGGTTAGACAAAGAAAATGTTGGCAAGATTGGCTATCTAAACATAATGAGATTATCTTAATTGAAGACCATAGCCACGACCCTTTTTCTTCTTGGGCACAGCAAAGTAATGCTCACTATGCTATAGCTTCTCTACGTAAAACTCTGCCAATCCCAAATGGAGGTATTATCTGGTCACCCCAAAATATTAAGTTGCCAAAAGCTTCTTCAGAATCACCAGCTAGTTGTAAAAAGCTGACTGCGATGCTGTTAAAACGAGCTTATATTAGTGGTGCAAATATCTCGAAAAATATCTATCGGCGACTAGAGATTGAAAGTGAGGAAGAGCTTGATTGCGAAACTAATTATGCAGCTTCAACTTTTACTTCTAATATTTTAAACTGCCTAAACATTGGAGAATTTAGGCGAAAAAGGGAAAAAAATGTCAAACAATTTTTAGCTTGGATATCAATTACAAACCATCCTAATTGGACACCCCTTTTTACCTCTTGGCCCGATGGTTCTGTGCCATTCAACAGTATAATTGTCTGTAAAGATCCAGAAAATCGAGAAGCTTTACGTAACTACTTAATAAGTCAAAATATATTTCCACCGATTCATTGGCCGCAAACGCCAGAAAATTCATCTAATGACCCTTTAGCAATAGATTTGTCAAAACGCATTTTAACAATACCAACAGATCAACGTTACTCTTTAGATGATATTAGTCGTGTGGCAGCAAAATTTCGAGAATTTTTTCAACAATATGACAATCTTGCTATCTCCATGATTGGAGGATGA
- a CDS encoding polysaccharide biosynthesis tyrosine autokinase, translating into MIENYPSQPSSSDSSNNSVPPSLQNQQNQLVPWVEEEEEWSVQKFLGVLRRRALVMTGVTITVMTIAVISLVLKQKPPEYEGNFQLLVEPVNDDSTDVDVVKNSNSQMSSLDYESQIQVLKSPELMRDTLKRLQASYPELSYYSLIDSLKITRLGETKIILVSYHSKNQDQTQAVLQRLAKDYLDYSKIRRQTKLRQGLQFVEYQLPLTQNRVDQLQKELQFFRQNYNFDNPESQAEQISSQTVELSQKRQEIDLQLAQTRANLTSLKEKNGATAILNNAPLYQQLITQIRLFDIQIATESTRLQDKNPTIQTLKEKRASLLPLLRQQAQQLLGVKFAEVEMQLQKLEVQSQELTKIEQKLAQRRNQLPILTRQYTELQRKLQFANESLNRFLSTRENLQIQISQTELGWQLLQVPTTPDIPISSSDTLRSFVLVLVASIISGVGIVLLMEKLDNAYHTVDDLKRKVKQPLLGNIPFEQQIQTKQNRTYQQSFSLLRIPNFLSKKIAKLTVLPEEEQGEYSSNFSEALRVVYTNIKLLSSDSPFRSIVISSAMPGDGKSTIALHLAQIATAMGQRVLLVDADLRKPTIHNLSHLNNLWGLSNLISTNLPVGEVIRQLPSMSKLSVITAGPVPSDPAKLLSSSKMKQLMTDFQKNFDLVIYDAPPLVGLADASLIAPHTDGLLIVVRIHKTNSSILKIALDNLKIYRLNILGIVCNGQKTNFNGLY; encoded by the coding sequence ATGATAGAGAATTATCCTTCCCAACCTTCCAGTTCTGATAGTAGTAATAATTCTGTGCCTCCATCTCTTCAAAATCAACAAAATCAACTTGTTCCGTGGGTTGAAGAGGAAGAAGAATGGAGTGTGCAAAAATTTCTGGGTGTTTTACGGCGAAGAGCGCTAGTTATGACAGGTGTAACTATTACTGTTATGACAATTGCAGTTATTAGCTTAGTGCTAAAGCAGAAGCCCCCAGAATATGAAGGCAATTTTCAACTGTTAGTAGAACCTGTGAATGATGACTCCACAGATGTGGATGTTGTCAAAAACTCTAACTCACAGATGTCTAGTCTAGATTATGAAAGCCAAATTCAGGTTCTTAAGAGTCCTGAACTGATGAGAGATACTCTTAAACGGCTACAAGCTTCTTATCCAGAATTAAGCTATTATTCTCTGATCGATTCTCTAAAAATTACTCGATTAGGTGAAACCAAGATTATATTAGTTAGCTATCACAGTAAAAATCAAGATCAAACTCAAGCCGTACTACAGAGGCTCGCTAAAGATTACTTAGACTACAGCAAAATCAGGAGGCAAACCAAATTACGTCAAGGGCTTCAGTTTGTTGAATACCAATTACCTTTAACACAAAATCGGGTAGATCAACTCCAAAAAGAGTTGCAATTTTTTAGACAAAATTACAATTTTGACAATCCAGAATCCCAAGCAGAGCAAATCTCATCACAAACCGTTGAATTATCTCAAAAAAGACAAGAAATTGATCTACAGTTAGCTCAAACTCGTGCTAATTTAACGAGTCTAAAAGAAAAAAATGGCGCAACAGCAATACTGAATAATGCTCCTTTATATCAGCAGTTAATTACTCAAATACGTCTATTTGATATTCAGATTGCAACTGAATCAACTCGTTTACAAGACAAAAACCCAACCATTCAAACATTGAAAGAGAAACGAGCTAGTCTTTTACCTTTGCTACGTCAACAGGCACAGCAATTATTGGGTGTAAAATTTGCAGAAGTAGAGATGCAACTTCAGAAATTAGAAGTGCAAAGTCAAGAACTTACCAAAATAGAACAGAAACTTGCACAACGACGCAACCAACTGCCAATTCTAACAAGACAGTACACTGAATTACAGCGTAAATTGCAATTTGCAAATGAGAGTTTGAATCGGTTTTTATCAACCCGCGAGAATCTCCAAATTCAAATATCCCAAACAGAGCTGGGCTGGCAATTACTTCAAGTACCAACTACACCGGACATTCCTATTTCTTCTTCTGATACCCTACGCAGTTTCGTATTAGTATTAGTTGCAAGTATCATCTCAGGAGTTGGTATTGTCTTACTAATGGAAAAGCTAGATAATGCCTACCATACTGTCGATGATCTGAAAAGAAAAGTTAAGCAGCCATTGTTAGGAAATATTCCTTTTGAACAGCAAATTCAAACTAAGCAAAACCGCACTTATCAGCAAAGTTTTTCCTTGTTAAGGATACCAAATTTTCTTTCTAAGAAGATTGCTAAACTGACTGTTTTACCAGAGGAAGAACAGGGTGAGTATTCTTCCAACTTTTCGGAAGCTTTAAGGGTAGTTTATACAAATATTAAACTACTCAGTTCCGATAGCCCGTTTCGTTCCATAGTTATTAGTTCAGCTATGCCTGGTGATGGCAAGTCTACCATAGCCCTTCATCTAGCTCAGATAGCTACAGCAATGGGGCAACGAGTCTTACTTGTAGACGCTGATCTTCGTAAACCCACAATTCACAATCTCTCACATTTAAATAATCTCTGGGGATTAAGCAATTTAATCTCTACAAACTTGCCAGTGGGAGAAGTAATTCGACAACTACCTTCTATGAGCAAACTATCTGTAATCACAGCTGGACCAGTACCATCCGATCCCGCAAAGTTGCTCTCATCTTCAAAGATGAAGCAATTAATGACAGATTTTCAGAAGAATTTTGACTTAGTGATTTATGATGCACCTCCCCTAGTGGGATTAGCTGATGCTAGCCTGATAGCACCCCACACTGATGGACTATTGATAGTAGTTCGAATTCACAAAACAAATTCTTCAATACTAAAAATAGCTTTAGATAACCTGAAAATTTATCGGTTGAATATATTAGGCATAGTTTGTAACGGTCAGAAAACTAATTTCAATGGTTTGTATTAA
- a CDS encoding sugar transferase — MNSKYLQQHISIKSSRLIKSILDRFVAAIALLALSPVILIIAIAIYLRMGYPVIFIQPRPGKNARIFNFYKFRTMTDERDAKGNLLPDEKRLTPFGEFLRQTSLDELPQLWNVLKGDMSLVGPRPLLVQYLDRYSLEQARRHNVKPGITGWAQINGRRLLDGCWEEKFRLDIWYIDNWNLWLDLKILVLTLFKVLKKENISQEGYATGEEFQGSTREV, encoded by the coding sequence ATGAACAGCAAATATTTACAGCAACATATTTCTATAAAAAGTAGCAGATTAATCAAGTCTATATTAGATAGATTTGTAGCAGCGATCGCCCTTTTAGCTCTTTCTCCAGTGATATTGATAATTGCGATCGCTATTTATCTCCGTATGGGTTATCCAGTTATTTTTATCCAACCCCGTCCCGGTAAAAATGCTCGTATTTTCAATTTTTACAAGTTCCGCACTATGACGGATGAACGCGATGCCAAAGGTAATCTTCTCCCTGATGAGAAACGCCTCACGCCTTTTGGTGAATTTCTTCGTCAAACCAGTTTGGACGAACTCCCACAACTTTGGAACGTCCTCAAGGGTGACATGAGTTTGGTAGGCCCTCGTCCTTTACTGGTACAGTATCTTGACCGTTACAGCCTCGAACAAGCACGTCGCCACAATGTCAAACCGGGTATCACAGGTTGGGCGCAAATCAATGGTCGCCGATTATTAGATGGATGTTGGGAAGAGAAATTCAGATTAGATATTTGGTACATTGACAATTGGAATCTATGGTTGGACTTGAAAATTCTGGTTTTAACTCTGTTCAAAGTTTTGAAAAAAGAAAATATTAGCCAAGAAGGCTACGCTACAGGTGAAGAATTTCAAGGTAGTACTAGAGAAGTATGA
- a CDS encoding glycosyltransferase family 4 protein translates to MDTRTLIYLHQYFSIPTVSGGTRSWEFSTRLVQDKWQVCMFCGDSEIHGIPAVNILKLFNTKNVSFKLNVIPLKYSNYMSFSRRILAFLSFAVRSSLQVLREEKADLTFATSTPLTIAIPALLRKWLHGTPYVFEVRDLWPEMPIAMKAVRSPLAIFLARQLELIAYQNASHIVALSPGMKEGIVKQGIPAEKVEVIPNACDNARFNISETIGLEFLRQHPELSGGPLIVYTGTLGHINGVNYLAYLASHMRNIIPEAKFLVVGSGACESEVREASSQLGILEKNFWMWPPIPKAEMPALLSACTVATSLFKPIPEMEHNSANKFFDALAAGRPVVINYGGWQKEILEQSGAGISISSNDPKVAAIQLAKFLNSSECLQSAQAAARKLADTVFDRDILYKKLANVFQKVLNETHSGI, encoded by the coding sequence ATGGATACTCGCACATTAATTTATTTACATCAATATTTTTCTATTCCCACAGTTTCTGGAGGCACAAGATCCTGGGAGTTTTCGACTCGTCTTGTCCAAGATAAATGGCAAGTTTGTATGTTTTGCGGTGACTCGGAAATTCATGGAATTCCCGCCGTTAATATCCTGAAATTGTTCAACACCAAAAATGTTAGTTTTAAATTAAATGTTATTCCTTTGAAGTACAGTAATTACATGAGCTTCTCGCGGAGAATTTTGGCATTTTTGAGTTTTGCTGTAAGGTCTTCTTTACAAGTCCTGCGAGAAGAAAAAGCTGACCTCACTTTTGCTACTAGCACACCGCTTACTATTGCAATACCAGCTTTATTGCGAAAATGGTTACATGGGACTCCTTATGTTTTTGAAGTCAGAGATCTCTGGCCAGAAATGCCAATAGCGATGAAAGCTGTACGCTCACCATTAGCTATATTTTTGGCTCGGCAATTAGAACTGATAGCTTATCAAAATGCTTCTCATATTGTGGCGCTTTCTCCTGGTATGAAAGAAGGCATCGTCAAACAGGGTATTCCTGCTGAGAAAGTAGAAGTGATTCCTAATGCTTGCGATAATGCACGTTTTAACATTTCAGAAACAATTGGATTAGAGTTTCTCCGCCAGCATCCCGAATTATCTGGCGGGCCTTTGATTGTTTACACCGGTACATTGGGGCATATAAATGGAGTCAACTACTTGGCTTATTTAGCAAGTCACATGAGAAATATCATACCTGAAGCTAAATTTCTGGTGGTTGGTTCAGGTGCCTGTGAAAGTGAAGTCAGAGAAGCTAGTAGTCAATTAGGGATTTTGGAAAAAAACTTCTGGATGTGGCCACCTATTCCCAAAGCTGAAATGCCAGCACTTCTTTCTGCATGTACCGTTGCCACCTCCTTGTTTAAGCCAATTCCTGAGATGGAGCATAATTCAGCTAATAAATTCTTTGATGCCCTAGCAGCAGGCCGTCCAGTCGTAATTAACTATGGCGGTTGGCAAAAAGAAATTCTCGAACAGTCTGGTGCTGGTATTAGCATTTCTAGCAACGATCCAAAAGTTGCTGCAATTCAACTTGCAAAATTTTTAAATAGCTCTGAGTGCTTACAAAGCGCTCAGGCTGCTGCAAGAAAACTTGCAGACACAGTATTTGATCGGGATATTTTGTACAAGAAACTAGCAAATGTTTTTCAGAAGGTTTTAAATGAAACGCATTCTGGCATTTAA
- a CDS encoding nucleoside-diphosphate sugar epimerase/dehydratase codes for MKLLLRIFQKFSANLLTKLLELKNTHLLIFDIIIFSITPLLALLIRLDGSLEIQADISQLGIATLLFLLVKLIVFWSFGFYRRYWRYASVDELTYIAMLMVGAIVIQSTIFNLLNHILPFVTDNLPRSLPFIDGLLSCIFIGMLRFSFRVIERFIQRQGVFNPRERVLIIGAGNAGVSLVQDMQSKPKLGFHAVAFIDDDPRKLNVRIRGIPVVGNRHQIPDTLKSLQIHKVIIAMPTVAGHVIREIVDICKATGIQTSTLPGIYEILNDRVRVDSIRDVRIEDLLRREPIQTDIEQVHKFIKGKTVLITGAGGSIGSELCRQIFKCHPAEMILMGHGENSIFNIQQELEKLIQILKNDGKVQRYTPRIYTFIGDIRYSIRLKQAFEQFQPNVIFHAAAHKHVPLMELNSSEAITNNVLGTKNLLDMALQYNVQNFVMISTDKAVNPTSVMGASKRVAEMLVLQAAKESGKPYVVVRFGNVLGSRGSVVPTFKKQIASGGPVTVTHPDICRYFMTIPEAVQLVLQAAVLSRGGEVLMLNMGEPVKIVDLAKELIRLSGYEVNKDIDILFTGLRPGEKLFEELFIEGEEYEPTQHEKLIVVKNGSRIVSENLAMTVEQLCAAAGKNDIKYIMLLLEQLVSGYKPKYLENNERRNSLKNSAVIRYSNKNKLAKVESGGAK; via the coding sequence ATGAAACTCTTGCTTAGAATCTTTCAAAAATTTAGTGCCAATTTATTAACAAAGCTGCTAGAGCTAAAAAATACGCACTTGTTAATTTTTGATATCATTATTTTTTCAATTACTCCTTTATTAGCGCTGCTTATCCGTTTAGACGGCTCTCTCGAGATTCAAGCAGACATATCACAACTAGGAATCGCAACTCTATTATTTTTATTAGTTAAACTAATTGTATTTTGGAGTTTCGGTTTTTATAGGCGCTACTGGCGCTATGCCAGTGTTGATGAACTGACATATATAGCCATGTTGATGGTAGGTGCAATAGTCATCCAAAGCACGATATTTAATCTTCTTAATCACATATTGCCTTTTGTAACAGATAACCTGCCGCGATCGCTGCCATTTATTGATGGATTACTGTCATGTATTTTCATAGGAATGTTACGTTTCAGTTTTCGAGTTATAGAAAGATTTATCCAACGTCAAGGAGTATTTAATCCACGAGAGCGGGTGCTGATTATTGGTGCTGGTAATGCCGGAGTTTCCCTTGTGCAAGATATGCAAAGCAAGCCTAAACTAGGCTTTCATGCTGTTGCCTTCATTGACGACGATCCACGGAAATTAAATGTCCGAATTCGTGGTATTCCAGTCGTAGGCAATCGCCACCAAATTCCTGATACTTTGAAATCTCTCCAAATCCACAAAGTTATCATCGCTATGCCTACGGTTGCTGGCCATGTTATTCGAGAAATCGTAGATATTTGCAAAGCAACTGGAATACAAACTAGTACTTTACCTGGAATATATGAAATCCTCAACGATCGTGTGCGAGTAGATAGCATTCGAGATGTCAGGATTGAGGATTTGCTCAGGCGAGAACCCATACAGACTGATATTGAGCAAGTGCATAAATTTATCAAAGGTAAGACAGTACTGATTACAGGTGCAGGAGGATCAATTGGTAGTGAACTTTGCCGTCAAATTTTCAAGTGTCATCCTGCGGAAATGATACTTATGGGACATGGGGAGAATTCTATATTTAATATCCAACAAGAGTTAGAAAAACTGATCCAAATACTCAAAAATGATGGGAAAGTACAGCGATACACCCCTCGTATTTATACTTTCATTGGCGATATTCGTTATAGCATTCGCCTAAAACAAGCTTTTGAACAATTTCAACCTAACGTGATTTTTCATGCGGCTGCTCATAAGCACGTTCCTCTGATGGAATTAAATTCATCAGAAGCAATCACTAACAATGTGCTTGGAACAAAAAACTTATTGGATATGGCGCTGCAATACAATGTTCAAAACTTCGTGATGATTTCCACGGATAAAGCTGTTAATCCCACTAGTGTCATGGGTGCTAGTAAAAGAGTTGCCGAAATGCTAGTGCTGCAAGCTGCAAAAGAAAGCGGTAAACCTTATGTTGTTGTGCGCTTTGGCAATGTTTTGGGTAGTCGCGGTAGTGTAGTTCCCACTTTCAAAAAACAAATTGCTTCAGGTGGCCCAGTAACCGTTACCCATCCAGATATCTGTCGTTATTTCATGACTATCCCAGAAGCAGTGCAACTTGTTTTACAAGCTGCGGTATTGAGTCGTGGTGGTGAAGTTTTAATGCTGAATATGGGCGAACCTGTAAAAATTGTTGACTTGGCGAAGGAATTAATTCGCCTTTCGGGATACGAGGTAAATAAAGATATTGACATCTTATTTACAGGCTTAAGACCTGGAGAAAAGTTATTTGAGGAACTGTTTATCGAGGGAGAAGAGTACGAACCAACTCAACATGAAAAATTGATAGTAGTGAAAAATGGCAGTCGGATTGTTTCAGAAAATCTCGCCATGACTGTAGAACAATTGTGTGCCGCAGCAGGTAAAAATGATATTAAATACATCATGTTATTACTGGAACAACTGGTGTCAGGATACAAACCTAAGTACTTAGAAAATAATGAGCGAAGAAACAGTCTAAAGAATAGTGCTGTAATCAGATATTCAAATAAAAATAAACTTGCGAAAGTGGAATCGGGAGGAGCTAAATAA